In Pyrus communis chromosome 1, drPyrComm1.1, whole genome shotgun sequence, the following are encoded in one genomic region:
- the LOC137714797 gene encoding uncharacterized protein → MTHTKSTSFVGISKHLWLTAYKPKALFFFHSNMSIFYHEDEQSPNPSKRCKFLAACLTDAFANCHTGRKLSVSSRAEECLTSDFDEEQEVIVSAIRSRAMEKLRRKPRSFSDSFSFVYSSKSGDLFITQKGVEKQEDHEDDEKADFLSVASCLSCCSSDAASRDVFLSVKTSLSRCSSLNGIEFRDFPRQSIIQQFRHCDGWPFGLCRKAVLLPPLPKSPSESWLWKKGTKFVKMV, encoded by the exons ATGACACACACCAAAAGCACTAGTTTTGTAGGTATCTCAAAGCACCTCTGGCTTACAGCTTACAAACCCaaagcactttttttttttcactccaACATGAGCATCTTTTATCACGAAGATGAACAATCACCAAATCCTTCCAAAAGATGCAAATTTCTTGCTGCTTGTCTCACCGATGCGTTTGCGAATTGCCATACCGGCAGAAAGCTTTCGGTTTCGAGCCGTGCGGAGGAGTGCTTGACAAGCGACTTTGATGAGGAACAGGAA GTTATTGTGTCTGCGATTCGAAGCCGTGCTATGGAAAAGCTGAGGCGCAAGCCGCGCAGCTTCTCAGATAGCTTTTCTTTCGTCTACTCTTCAAAATCGGGTGATTTATTCATAACACAGAAAGGAGTGGAAAAGCAGGAGGATCATGAAGACGATGAGAAAGCAGATTTTTTATCGGTTGCAAGCTGCCTTTCTTGCTGCTCAAGCGACGCTGCAAGTAGAGACGTGTTTCTTTCTGTCAAGACAAGCTTGTCGCGCTGTTCGAGCCTTAATGGGATCGAGTTTAGAGATTTTCCAAGGCAGTCCATAATTCAGCAGTTCCGTCATTGTGATGGCTGGCCGTTTGGGCTTTGCCGGAAGGCTGTGTTGCTTCCACCGCTGCCAAAGTCGCCCTCTGAGTCGTGGTTGTGGAAAAAAGGCACTAAGTTCGTTAAGATGGTTTAA
- the LOC137715838 gene encoding uncharacterized protein — protein sequence MSMVLCNNSIQETHYEILSVKQDASYEDIRASYRSAILDSHPDKSQSTSGSGDRFLKVQKAWEILGDSRSRTLYDSALRASSLDAMVAEDISLKDVMAEDAGEAIQLFYQCRCGDYFFVDSLELEKMGYGLLRDGRKISFEAQNALPASLVIPCGSCSLKVRILINSDDFITIVDNH from the coding sequence ATGAGTATGGTTCTTTGCAACAACTCCATTCAGGAAACTCACTATGAAATACTTTCCGTGAAACAAGATGCAAGCTATGAAGATATCCGAGCAAGCTACCGATCTGCCATCCTTGATAGTCATCCTGATAAATCACAAAGTACCTCTGGATCGGGAGATAGATTCCTGAAGGTGCAAAAGGCTTGGGAAATCCTTGGCGATTCAAGGTCTCGCACACTTTATGATAGCGCACTGCGAGCTTCGAGTCTTGATGCTATGGTTGCAGAAGATATCAGCTTAAAAGATGTGATGGCTGAAGATGCGGGAGAGGCCATTCAGCTCTTTTACCAGTGCCGGTGTGGTGACTATTTCTTCGTTGATTCTTTGGAGTTGGAGAAGATGGGATATGGTTTGTTAAGAGATGGAAGGAAAATATCTTTCGAGGCACAAAACGCATTGCCAGCATCGCTTGTCATCCCCTGCGGGTCTTGTTCTTTGAAAGTTCGGATATTGATCAATTCAGATGATTTTATTACGATTGTTGATAACCATTGA